The Amycolatopsis sp. DG1A-15b genome window below encodes:
- a CDS encoding MarR family transcriptional regulator: protein MVDMESLRDEPLGYLLHRLTAALRAEVAATVLEPSRLSAPEYLCLRMLLPSPKSNAQLAREAQVSPQAMNKVVRELQDRGLVARPAAVSSGRSLPATLTREGVATLARLDPKVAEAEDRVLVQLDERDRRELRRLLVAAGGGVSRR, encoded by the coding sequence ATGGTTGACATGGAGAGTCTTCGGGATGAGCCGCTCGGCTACCTGCTGCACCGGCTTACGGCGGCCTTGCGCGCGGAGGTGGCCGCGACCGTGCTCGAGCCGTCGCGGTTGTCGGCGCCGGAGTACCTTTGCCTGCGGATGTTGCTGCCGTCGCCGAAGTCGAACGCCCAGTTGGCACGTGAGGCGCAGGTGTCACCGCAGGCGATGAACAAGGTGGTGCGCGAGCTGCAGGATCGCGGCCTGGTGGCGCGACCGGCCGCGGTGTCGTCCGGGAGATCGTTGCCTGCCACGTTGACGCGCGAGGGCGTGGCCACACTCGCGCGCCTCGACCCCAAGGTGGCCGAGGCCGAAGATCGGGTCTTGGTCCAGCTCGACGAACGGGATCGGCGTGAGCTCCGCAGACTCCTGGTCGCCGCCGGCGGGGGCGTGTCCCGGCGGTGA
- a CDS encoding class I SAM-dependent methyltransferase, whose amino-acid sequence MGQGSPPPWSIGEPQPEIAALIDTGAFHGEILDAGCGEGATSLHLAERGFTAVGVDQSPAAIALARTEAARRGLDNATFEVADISTLTGYDGRFDTIVDSTLFHSMPIALRRGYQESIVRAAAPGASYFVLVFDSTTVPSGKVNPVSAEELREVVGAYWTIDEIRPARIHANVPDSFPDFTDFAGSDVRDEGNGRKSTPAWLLSAHLS is encoded by the coding sequence ATGGGCCAAGGCTCCCCGCCCCCCTGGAGCATCGGCGAACCACAACCCGAAATAGCCGCGCTCATCGACACCGGCGCCTTCCACGGCGAGATCCTCGACGCCGGCTGCGGCGAAGGCGCCACATCACTCCACCTCGCCGAACGCGGCTTCACCGCCGTCGGCGTCGACCAGTCACCCGCCGCCATCGCGCTCGCCCGAACGGAAGCCGCCCGGCGCGGCCTGGACAACGCCACCTTCGAGGTCGCCGACATCAGCACCCTCACCGGCTACGACGGCCGGTTCGACACCATTGTCGACAGCACCCTGTTCCACTCCATGCCGATCGCGCTGCGCCGGGGATACCAGGAATCGATCGTGCGCGCCGCAGCGCCCGGCGCGTCCTACTTCGTGCTGGTCTTCGACAGCACCACCGTGCCCTCAGGCAAGGTCAACCCGGTCTCCGCGGAAGAACTACGGGAAGTCGTGGGCGCGTACTGGACGATCGACGAGATCCGGCCGGCCCGCATCCACGCCAACGTCCCCGACAGCTTCCCGGACTTCACGGACTTCGCCGGCAGCGACGTCCGAGACGAAGGCAACGGCCGCAAGTCCACACCGGCCTGGCTGCTGTCCGCGCACCTGTCCTGA